One window from the genome of Acomys russatus chromosome 30, mAcoRus1.1, whole genome shotgun sequence encodes:
- the Ankra2 gene encoding ankyrin repeat family A protein 2 isoform X2 codes for MAMSANLDIGAQLMMEECPSNYGLSGMPDIKIEHQLDPSSDEGSAQGVAMGMKFILPNRFDMNVCSRFVKSLNEEDSKNIQDQVNSDLEVASVLFKAECNIHTSPSPGIQVRHVYTPSTTKHFSPIKQSTTLTNKHRGNEVSTTPLLANSLSVHQLAAQGEMLYLATRIEQDEEGFTPLMWAAAHGQIAVVEFLLQNGADPQLLGKGRESALSLACSKGYTDIVKMLLDCAVDVNEYDWNGGTPLLYAVHGNHVKCVKMLLENGADPTIETDSGYNSMDLAVALGYRSGEYFRALRLRLAKPYVW; via the exons ATGGCTATGTCTGCAAATCTGGACATTGGGGCCCAGCTGATGATGGAAGAGTGTCCCAGTAACTACGGTCTCTCTGGCATGCCAGACATCAAGATAGAGCACCAGCTGGACCCAAGCTCAGACGAAGGGTCAGCTCAGGGTGTAGCCATGGGAATGAAGTTCATCCTGCCAAACCGATTTGATATGAACGTGTGTTCTCGGTTTGTGAAGTCCTTAAACGAAGAGGATAGTAAAAACATTCAAGATCAAGTGAACTCTGACCTGGAGGTGGCATCTGTCCTATTTAAAG CTGAGTGCAATATCCATACATCGCCTTCTCCCGGAATTCAAGTACGGCATGTCTACACCCCCTCCACAACAAAACATTTCTCACCCATAAAACAATCAACGACTTTAACCAACAAGCACAGGGGAAATGAAGTCTCTACCACACCTCTGTTGGCGAATT CTTTGTCTGTTCACCAGTTGGCAGCTCAGGGAGAGATGCTCTACCTGGCTACCCGTATTGAACAA GATGAAGAAGGATTTACTCCCCTGATGTGGGCTGCAGCGCACGGGCAAATAGCCGTGGTTGAGTTCCTGCTTCAGAAC GGTGCGGATCCGCAGCTTTTAGGAAAAGGCCGAGAAAGCGCCCTGTCGTTGGCCTGTAGTAAAGGCTACACGGACATTGTCAAAATGCTGCTTGACTGTGCAGTTGATGTAAACGAGTATGACTGG AATGGAGGGACACCTTTGCTCTACGCCGTCCATGGCAACCACGTGAAGTGCGTGAAGATGCTGCTAG AAAATGGAGCTGACCCAACAATTGAAACAGACTCCGGATATAATTCTATGGATTTAGCTGTAGCTTTGGGCTATAGAAGTGGTGAGTACTTTAGAGCTCTCAGGCTTCGTTTAGCAAAGCCTTATGTATGGTAA
- the Ankra2 gene encoding ankyrin repeat family A protein 2 isoform X4 has translation MLYLATRIEQENVINHTDEEGFTPLMWAAAHGQIAVVEFLLQNGADPQLLGKGRESALSLACSKGYTDIVKMLLDCAVDVNEYDWNGGTPLLYAVHGNHVKCVKMLLENGADPTIETDSGYNSMDLAVALGYRSGEYFRALRLRLAKPYVW, from the exons ATGCTCTACCTGGCTACCCGTATTGAACAAG AAAATGTTATCAATCACACGGATGAAGAAGGATTTACTCCCCTGATGTGGGCTGCAGCGCACGGGCAAATAGCCGTGGTTGAGTTCCTGCTTCAGAAC GGTGCGGATCCGCAGCTTTTAGGAAAAGGCCGAGAAAGCGCCCTGTCGTTGGCCTGTAGTAAAGGCTACACGGACATTGTCAAAATGCTGCTTGACTGTGCAGTTGATGTAAACGAGTATGACTGG AATGGAGGGACACCTTTGCTCTACGCCGTCCATGGCAACCACGTGAAGTGCGTGAAGATGCTGCTAG AAAATGGAGCTGACCCAACAATTGAAACAGACTCCGGATATAATTCTATGGATTTAGCTGTAGCTTTGGGCTATAGAAGTGGTGAGTACTTTAGAGCTCTCAGGCTTCGTTTAGCAAAGCCTTATGTATGGTAA
- the Ankra2 gene encoding ankyrin repeat family A protein 2 isoform X3 yields MAMSANLDIGAQLMMEECPSNYGLSGMPDIKIEHQLDPSSDEGSAQGVAMGMKFILPNRFDMNVCSRFVKSLNEEDSKNIQDQVNSDLEVASVLFKAECNIHTSPSPGIQVRHVYTPSTTKHFSPIKQSTTLTNKHRGNEVSTTPLLANSLSVHQLAAQGEMLYLATRIEQENVINHTDEEGFTPLMWAAAHGQIAVVEFLLQNGADPQLLGKGRESALSLACSKGYTDIVKMLLDCAVDVNEYDWFLSSMWLTLAHWDMLTTFSSRRMEGHLCSTPSMATT; encoded by the exons ATGGCTATGTCTGCAAATCTGGACATTGGGGCCCAGCTGATGATGGAAGAGTGTCCCAGTAACTACGGTCTCTCTGGCATGCCAGACATCAAGATAGAGCACCAGCTGGACCCAAGCTCAGACGAAGGGTCAGCTCAGGGTGTAGCCATGGGAATGAAGTTCATCCTGCCAAACCGATTTGATATGAACGTGTGTTCTCGGTTTGTGAAGTCCTTAAACGAAGAGGATAGTAAAAACATTCAAGATCAAGTGAACTCTGACCTGGAGGTGGCATCTGTCCTATTTAAAG CTGAGTGCAATATCCATACATCGCCTTCTCCCGGAATTCAAGTACGGCATGTCTACACCCCCTCCACAACAAAACATTTCTCACCCATAAAACAATCAACGACTTTAACCAACAAGCACAGGGGAAATGAAGTCTCTACCACACCTCTGTTGGCGAATT CTTTGTCTGTTCACCAGTTGGCAGCTCAGGGAGAGATGCTCTACCTGGCTACCCGTATTGAACAAG AAAATGTTATCAATCACACGGATGAAGAAGGATTTACTCCCCTGATGTGGGCTGCAGCGCACGGGCAAATAGCCGTGGTTGAGTTCCTGCTTCAGAAC GGTGCGGATCCGCAGCTTTTAGGAAAAGGCCGAGAAAGCGCCCTGTCGTTGGCCTGTAGTAAAGGCTACACGGACATTGTCAAAATGCTGCTTGACTGTGCAGTTGATGTAAACGAGTATGACTGG TTCCTTAGCAGCATGTGGTTGACTCTTGCTCACTGGGACATGCTGACGACCTTTTCCTCCCGCAGAATGGAGGGACACCTTTGCTCTACGCCGTCCATGGCAACCACGTGA
- the Ankra2 gene encoding ankyrin repeat family A protein 2 isoform X1, whose product MAMSANLDIGAQLMMEECPSNYGLSGMPDIKIEHQLDPSSDEGSAQGVAMGMKFILPNRFDMNVCSRFVKSLNEEDSKNIQDQVNSDLEVASVLFKAECNIHTSPSPGIQVRHVYTPSTTKHFSPIKQSTTLTNKHRGNEVSTTPLLANSLSVHQLAAQGEMLYLATRIEQENVINHTDEEGFTPLMWAAAHGQIAVVEFLLQNGADPQLLGKGRESALSLACSKGYTDIVKMLLDCAVDVNEYDWNGGTPLLYAVHGNHVKCVKMLLENGADPTIETDSGYNSMDLAVALGYRSGEYFRALRLRLAKPYVW is encoded by the exons ATGGCTATGTCTGCAAATCTGGACATTGGGGCCCAGCTGATGATGGAAGAGTGTCCCAGTAACTACGGTCTCTCTGGCATGCCAGACATCAAGATAGAGCACCAGCTGGACCCAAGCTCAGACGAAGGGTCAGCTCAGGGTGTAGCCATGGGAATGAAGTTCATCCTGCCAAACCGATTTGATATGAACGTGTGTTCTCGGTTTGTGAAGTCCTTAAACGAAGAGGATAGTAAAAACATTCAAGATCAAGTGAACTCTGACCTGGAGGTGGCATCTGTCCTATTTAAAG CTGAGTGCAATATCCATACATCGCCTTCTCCCGGAATTCAAGTACGGCATGTCTACACCCCCTCCACAACAAAACATTTCTCACCCATAAAACAATCAACGACTTTAACCAACAAGCACAGGGGAAATGAAGTCTCTACCACACCTCTGTTGGCGAATT CTTTGTCTGTTCACCAGTTGGCAGCTCAGGGAGAGATGCTCTACCTGGCTACCCGTATTGAACAAG AAAATGTTATCAATCACACGGATGAAGAAGGATTTACTCCCCTGATGTGGGCTGCAGCGCACGGGCAAATAGCCGTGGTTGAGTTCCTGCTTCAGAAC GGTGCGGATCCGCAGCTTTTAGGAAAAGGCCGAGAAAGCGCCCTGTCGTTGGCCTGTAGTAAAGGCTACACGGACATTGTCAAAATGCTGCTTGACTGTGCAGTTGATGTAAACGAGTATGACTGG AATGGAGGGACACCTTTGCTCTACGCCGTCCATGGCAACCACGTGAAGTGCGTGAAGATGCTGCTAG AAAATGGAGCTGACCCAACAATTGAAACAGACTCCGGATATAATTCTATGGATTTAGCTGTAGCTTTGGGCTATAGAAGTGGTGAGTACTTTAGAGCTCTCAGGCTTCGTTTAGCAAAGCCTTATGTATGGTAA